In the genome of Campylobacter concisus, one region contains:
- a CDS encoding 2,3,4,5-tetrahydropyridine-2,6-carboxylate N-succinyltransferase, translating into MSKEFKDANEFKEFFEEFRKKDGYKDPLAFGIARIDRGQKNTDKILQATFAVVNYKESFLSAAAYIYALQKCDVKVDFNGSEFVADLTPKVVKKASKLFSVFEKEISSHKNVQNLHAVKMAFDDDLELNENKFKLVFLFNDAKPLSVEAVYLKLYLISLGKVAPRTIVLDGAFGVLPNVAWTSQNTPIELEWLRENEISLKMFGEYPAIVSVDKFPRFLSHIIPADNTRILDSAKVRMGAAVHPGTVVMPGAAYINFNAGTTGGVMVEGRVSSSVVVGEGSDVGGGASILGVLSGTNGNPVSIGKHCLLGANSVTGVPLGDNCIVDAGIAVLEGTKVYISANEREKLAKLNPEFKFEAEIYKALELGGLKGLHFRQNSQTGQITASASKRAIKLNEALH; encoded by the coding sequence GATCGATCGCGGACAAAAAAATACAGATAAAATTTTGCAAGCGACTTTTGCTGTTGTAAATTACAAAGAGAGCTTTTTAAGCGCAGCCGCTTATATCTATGCCTTGCAAAAATGTGATGTTAAGGTTGATTTTAACGGCTCTGAATTTGTAGCCGATCTTACTCCAAAAGTGGTAAAAAAGGCTAGCAAGCTCTTTAGCGTCTTTGAAAAAGAGATAAGCTCTCATAAAAATGTACAAAATTTGCATGCCGTAAAAATGGCATTTGATGACGATCTTGAACTAAATGAGAATAAATTTAAACTTGTGTTTTTGTTTAACGATGCAAAACCACTTAGCGTAGAGGCCGTATATCTCAAACTTTACTTGATCTCGCTTGGCAAGGTCGCACCTAGGACGATCGTGCTTGATGGAGCTTTTGGTGTGTTACCAAATGTTGCATGGACTAGCCAAAATACGCCAATCGAGCTTGAATGGTTAAGAGAAAATGAAATTTCTCTAAAGATGTTTGGCGAATATCCAGCGATCGTTAGCGTCGATAAATTCCCAAGATTTTTAAGCCATATCATTCCAGCTGATAATACGAGAATTTTAGACTCAGCCAAGGTTCGCATGGGTGCTGCTGTGCATCCTGGCACAGTCGTTATGCCTGGTGCTGCCTACATCAACTTTAACGCAGGTACAACCGGTGGCGTGATGGTTGAAGGCAGAGTCAGTAGCTCTGTCGTAGTGGGCGAGGGTAGCGACGTAGGTGGCGGAGCTAGCATACTTGGCGTGCTAAGTGGCACAAACGGCAATCCTGTAAGCATCGGCAAACACTGCTTGCTTGGCGCAAATTCAGTCACAGGCGTACCTCTTGGCGATAACTGCATCGTGGATGCTGGCATAGCGGTGCTTGAGGGCACAAAAGTCTATATATCAGCTAACGAGCGCGAAAAGCTAGCTAAGCTAAATCCAGAGTTTAAATTTGAAGCTGAAATTTACAAAGCACTTGAGCTTGGCGGGCTAAAAGGACTTCATTTTAGACAAAATAGCCAAACAGGTCAGATCACTGCAAGTGCGAGCAAAAGGGCGATCAAGCTAAATGAGGCACTTCATTAA
- the glmS gene encoding glutamine--fructose-6-phosphate transaminase (isomerizing) has translation MCGIVGYIGDKEKKEVILSGLKELEYRGYDSAGMAVMSDGKIDFFKAVGKLENLALKTKDFTSEGFGVAIGHTRWATHGKPTEINAHPHLGEHSFVVHNGIIENYKELKDELEAKGVKFVSQTDTEVIVHLFEEILKEKKDPFKAYEATITKLRGAYATLLITKTAPDKIFFAKDAAPMAIGKSNEKELYFASSDAPLIGNATEVAYLDDNNYGYVSLDEIAVFKHGKKASITFNALPKDKSYAQKEGYTFFMEKEIYEQGAVVSETIMGRVKNHKVTLENLDDEYLKSIDDVVLCACGTSYHAALTASYLFERLAKVRTKVEVASEFRYRKPYLNKNSLFIVISQSGETADTLEALRIAKEAGLRTLAICNVDNSSIVRLADNTLLTRAGIEKGVASTKAFATQIIVLWMLVLQMAAAKESISKKELDHEIKTLLHIPQILNINNSLQEKLHRLSKHYLHGHGFFFIGRDIFYPLALEGALKLKEISYLHAEGYPSGEMKHGPIALADEKLFTIALMPQNLLYEKTKSNVEELAARDAYILAISPLEFELSDDYVKTSVQDHYMSEFFEMMLVLQLLALEISVRLGNNVDMPRNLAKSVTVE, from the coding sequence ATGTGTGGAATCGTAGGATACATCGGAGATAAAGAGAAAAAAGAGGTCATCTTAAGCGGTCTAAAAGAGCTTGAGTACCGCGGATACGACAGTGCTGGTATGGCTGTAATGAGTGATGGCAAGATCGATTTTTTTAAAGCTGTTGGAAAGCTTGAAAATTTAGCCCTAAAGACAAAGGACTTTACATCAGAGGGCTTTGGCGTCGCGATAGGTCATACACGCTGGGCAACTCATGGCAAACCAACTGAGATAAATGCTCACCCGCACCTTGGCGAGCACTCATTTGTCGTTCACAATGGCATCATCGAAAATTACAAAGAGCTTAAAGATGAGCTTGAAGCAAAAGGCGTGAAATTTGTCAGCCAAACCGATACTGAGGTGATCGTGCACCTTTTTGAAGAAATTTTAAAAGAGAAAAAAGACCCGTTTAAAGCTTATGAGGCGACTATCACAAAACTAAGAGGTGCATACGCGACGCTACTTATCACAAAAACTGCACCTGATAAGATATTTTTTGCAAAAGATGCTGCTCCTATGGCAATAGGAAAGAGTAATGAAAAAGAGCTATATTTTGCTTCATCTGACGCTCCACTTATTGGCAATGCAACAGAGGTGGCATATTTAGATGACAACAACTATGGCTACGTGAGCTTAGACGAGATTGCCGTTTTTAAACATGGCAAAAAGGCAAGCATAACCTTTAACGCTCTGCCAAAAGACAAAAGCTATGCCCAAAAAGAGGGATACACATTTTTCATGGAGAAAGAAATTTACGAGCAAGGTGCGGTCGTATCTGAAACCATCATGGGCAGAGTCAAAAACCACAAAGTCACCCTTGAAAATTTAGACGATGAATATCTAAAAAGTATCGATGATGTTGTGCTTTGTGCGTGTGGTACGAGCTACCATGCAGCGCTAACTGCAAGCTATCTCTTTGAAAGACTTGCTAAAGTTAGAACAAAGGTCGAAGTAGCAAGCGAATTTAGATACAGAAAGCCTTATCTAAACAAAAACTCGCTCTTTATCGTCATCTCACAAAGTGGCGAGACAGCCGACACTCTTGAGGCACTTAGAATAGCTAAAGAAGCTGGGCTTAGAACGCTTGCGATTTGCAACGTCGATAACTCATCTATCGTTAGACTAGCTGATAATACACTTCTAACTCGCGCTGGCATCGAAAAAGGTGTGGCAAGCACAAAAGCTTTCGCAACGCAGATCATCGTGCTTTGGATGCTTGTGCTTCAAATGGCAGCAGCAAAAGAGTCTATCAGTAAAAAAGAGCTTGATCACGAGATCAAAACGCTTCTTCACATCCCACAAATTTTAAATATCAATAACTCTCTTCAAGAGAAGCTTCACCGCCTAAGCAAGCATTATTTGCACGGTCATGGTTTCTTCTTTATCGGTAGAGATATCTTCTATCCGCTAGCATTAGAAGGCGCGTTAAAGCTTAAAGAAATTTCATATCTTCACGCCGAGGGCTATCCATCAGGCGAGATGAAGCACGGCCCTATCGCGCTTGCAGATGAGAAGCTATTTACGATCGCTTTAATGCCTCAGAATTTACTTTACGAAAAAACAAAAAGCAACGTCGAAGAGCTTGCCGCAAGAGATGCTTACATCCTGGCGATAAGCCCACTTGAGTTTGAGCTAAGCGATGACTACGTAAAAACAAGCGTTCAAGATCACTATATGAGTGAATTTTTCGAGATGATGCTTGTACTTCAGCTACTTGCTCTTGAAATTTCTGTTAGACTTGGCAACAACGTCGATATGCCAAGAAATCTCGCAAAAAGCGTGACTGTCGAATAA
- a CDS encoding HD domain-containing protein, protein MLADKSTKNSDNYLKIKEKFLDFKANLPKHFQKNQGRNFANFLAKEYDDFIKSYLNETMRDFFDDFVPQNDSFAFSVLATGKYAQTLLSANSELEILLVYKNLKGYNIKNFLKEFSEILSSSGINFYIKSVEIDEIFTNYKDDLKFKSETSQVRYICGSKSLYRLVKSEIVKLKEFDKKAFLNYHLKAFLPFYSISYLAQEPNLKSGFGGIDEIYHLNCILNCLDSDISVRSQALKVMNEKEIASFNLNVDFLLSLLTALNLTQNSDTFSASSVEITTNFMQTKSKKLQDNESVISQKMLSSMNNIAIYSRFIVASLCRPFFKSELNFDQRKFARLKNGFYEINGVIYVPLHKKPALIENLITELLELKDVDYKFDISAIFYIKRAIITKSGLERAISEFKKIFLRKNSYAILKSLLDAQMIQILIKPMEHISQLAQYDGYHEFTVDEHSILSVKFLENIKDKFIKNLYTELCLEGKTMLKIVTLMHDVGKGLGKDHANIGANIFRAYANKLNLSQKAVNIGVILIKYHTLMSNVSNREDIYSQRVIFAFISKLGDKQVLKLLYILSYCVINATNERLYNAYTAKLLRELYEISLSAFSDENLLDEATRRVKKEQSIKRNSEFLALEPSLQDKIFKITSNLVFIKYSASEIINLSKVADSLDATEIFINNSKNLSIQIYTKKSLNLSALLYEFAKFDLAYMEIFELFEKKFYIRLDFNQNVKKEELENTKNLALKSLNSEVLKEPLKPNINKDEINFELNHSKDYAKLSINAKDQRGLMAYVMSVFDRLHFQVTSARIQTVKNRTRNLFLIEKNERLESKGEEILNLLISE, encoded by the coding sequence ATGCTGGCCGATAAAAGTACCAAAAATAGCGATAATTATTTAAAAATCAAAGAGAAATTTCTTGATTTTAAGGCAAATTTACCAAAACATTTTCAAAAAAATCAGGGTAGAAATTTTGCAAATTTTTTAGCCAAAGAATATGATGATTTTATAAAATCTTATTTAAATGAAACTATGCGAGATTTTTTTGATGATTTTGTACCGCAAAATGACAGCTTTGCTTTTAGCGTTCTAGCTACTGGAAAATACGCCCAAACACTACTTAGCGCAAATAGTGAGCTTGAAATTTTACTAGTTTATAAAAATTTAAAAGGCTACAATATAAAAAATTTCTTAAAGGAATTTAGCGAAATTTTAAGTAGCTCTGGAATAAATTTTTATATAAAAAGTGTTGAAATAGATGAAATTTTTACAAATTATAAAGACGATCTCAAATTTAAAAGCGAGACATCGCAAGTCCGATATATCTGTGGTTCAAAAAGCCTCTACCGCCTAGTAAAAAGTGAGATCGTAAAATTAAAAGAATTTGATAAAAAAGCCTTTTTAAACTACCATTTAAAGGCATTTTTGCCGTTTTATAGCATCAGCTACTTAGCCCAAGAGCCAAATTTAAAAAGTGGCTTTGGCGGGATAGATGAAATTTATCACCTAAACTGCATACTAAACTGCCTAGATAGCGACATTTCAGTTAGATCACAAGCCCTAAAAGTGATGAATGAAAAAGAGATCGCTAGCTTTAACCTAAATGTGGACTTTTTACTAAGCCTACTAACTGCCTTAAATTTGACGCAAAATTCTGATACTTTTAGCGCTTCAAGCGTTGAAATCACGACAAATTTCATGCAAACAAAGTCTAAAAAGCTTCAAGATAACGAAAGCGTTATCAGCCAAAAGATGCTAAGCTCGATGAATAATATCGCCATTTATTCGAGGTTTATCGTCGCTTCTCTTTGCAGGCCATTTTTCAAAAGTGAGCTAAATTTTGATCAGAGAAAATTTGCAAGGCTAAAAAATGGCTTTTACGAGATAAATGGCGTTATTTACGTGCCACTTCATAAAAAGCCAGCTCTCATTGAAAATCTAATAACCGAGCTTTTAGAACTAAAAGATGTTGATTATAAATTTGATATAAGCGCGATCTTTTACATCAAGCGAGCCATCATCACAAAAAGTGGCTTAGAGCGTGCTATAAGCGAGTTTAAAAAGATATTTTTAAGAAAAAATTCCTACGCAATTTTAAAGTCATTGCTCGATGCGCAAATGATACAAATTTTAATAAAGCCAATGGAGCACATCAGTCAGCTAGCTCAGTACGACGGCTATCACGAATTTACGGTCGATGAGCATAGCATTTTAAGTGTAAAATTTCTTGAAAATATAAAAGATAAATTTATAAAAAATCTCTATACCGAGCTTTGTTTGGAGGGCAAGACGATGCTAAAAATCGTGACTTTAATGCACGACGTTGGCAAGGGGCTTGGCAAAGACCACGCAAATATCGGCGCAAATATCTTTAGAGCCTATGCAAACAAGCTAAATTTAAGCCAAAAAGCCGTAAATATCGGCGTCATCTTGATAAAATACCACACGCTAATGAGCAACGTCTCAAACAGAGAGGACATTTATTCGCAACGCGTCATATTTGCCTTCATCTCAAAGCTAGGCGATAAGCAGGTCTTAAAGCTACTTTACATCCTTAGCTACTGCGTGATAAATGCGACAAACGAGAGGCTCTATAATGCCTACACAGCAAAGCTTTTAAGGGAACTTTATGAAATTTCTCTTAGTGCATTTAGCGATGAAAATTTACTAGATGAAGCGACAAGGCGCGTAAAAAAAGAGCAGTCTATAAAACGAAATAGCGAGTTTTTGGCGCTTGAACCAAGCTTGCAAGATAAAATTTTTAAAATTACATCAAATCTTGTCTTTATAAAATATAGTGCGAGTGAGATCATAAATTTAAGCAAGGTCGCAGATAGCTTAGATGCGACAGAAATTTTTATAAATAACTCTAAAAATTTAAGCATTCAGATCTATACAAAAAAGAGTCTAAATTTAAGTGCCCTGCTCTATGAATTTGCTAAATTTGACCTTGCATACATGGAAATTTTTGAGCTATTTGAGAAGAAATTTTATATCAGGCTTGATTTTAACCAAAATGTTAAAAAAGAGGAGCTTGAAAATACTAAAAATTTAGCTCTAAAATCCCTAAATAGCGAGGTTCTAAAAGAGCCTTTGAAACCAAACATTAACAAAGATGAGATAAACTTCGAGCTAAATCACTCAAAAGATTACGCCAAACTTAGCATCAACGCAAAAGATCAGCGCGGGCTAATGGCTTATGTGATGAGTGTTTTTGACAGGCTTCATTTTCAAGTCACGAGTGCTAGAATCCAAACGGTCAAAAATAGAACAAGAAATCTCTTTTTGATCGAGAAAAACGAGCGACTTGAGAGCAAAGGTGAAGAGATATTAAATTTATTAATAAGTGAGTAA
- the mqnE gene encoding aminofutalosine synthase MqnE, translating into MMNLLQKLESGERLSKQEAFSLYELDLFTLAKFADKKRRKLHGKKVFFNVNRHINPTNICADICKFCAFSAHRKNPNPYLMSHEEILKIIDESVSHGVKEIHIVSAHNAKSGWQWYLEIFKKIKAAHPELHVKAMTAAEIDFLSRHYGLSYDEVIEKMLEYGVDSMPGGGAEIFDEEVRAKICKGKVSSENWLKIHKIWHDHGKQSNATMLFGHIESRDNRIDHMLRIRDLQDETGGFNAFIPLVYQRENNYLKDVKFLGSAEILKTMAISRLVLDNVPHIKAYWATSTLNLAMIAQEFGADDLDGTIEKESIQSAAGANSANGVTLKTFCDLIKTSGFTPVERDSLYNELKIY; encoded by the coding sequence ATAATGAATCTATTACAAAAACTAGAAAGTGGCGAGAGATTAAGCAAGCAAGAGGCTTTTTCGCTTTATGAGCTTGATCTTTTTACCTTGGCTAAATTTGCCGACAAAAAGCGCAGAAAACTGCACGGCAAAAAGGTCTTTTTTAATGTAAATCGCCATATCAATCCAACAAATATTTGTGCTGATATTTGTAAATTTTGCGCATTTTCGGCTCACAGAAAAAATCCAAATCCATACTTAATGAGCCACGAAGAAATTTTAAAGATCATTGATGAGAGCGTAAGCCACGGCGTAAAAGAGATACACATCGTATCAGCTCACAACGCAAAAAGTGGCTGGCAGTGGTATTTAGAAATTTTTAAAAAGATAAAAGCAGCTCATCCAGAGCTTCACGTAAAGGCGATGACGGCAGCTGAGATCGACTTTTTATCAAGGCATTATGGCTTAAGCTACGATGAGGTGATAGAAAAGATGCTCGAATACGGCGTCGATAGCATGCCAGGCGGCGGGGCTGAAATTTTTGATGAAGAGGTCAGGGCTAAAATTTGCAAAGGCAAGGTAAGTAGCGAGAACTGGCTAAAGATCCATAAAATATGGCACGATCACGGCAAACAAAGCAACGCAACGATGCTTTTTGGTCACATAGAAAGCCGCGATAACAGGATTGATCACATGCTAAGGATTAGGGACTTGCAAGATGAAACTGGCGGATTTAACGCGTTTATCCCACTAGTTTATCAAAGAGAAAATAACTACTTAAAAGATGTGAAATTTCTAGGATCGGCTGAAATTCTAAAGACTATGGCGATATCTCGTTTGGTGCTTGATAACGTCCCACACATTAAAGCTTACTGGGCTACTTCGACGCTAAATTTAGCGATGATCGCTCAGGAATTTGGCGCTGATGATCTTGATGGCACGATAGAAAAAGAGAGCATACAAAGTGCAGCCGGCGCAAATAGCGCAAATGGCGTTACACTAAAGACATTTTGCGATCTCATAAAAACATCTGGTTTTACGCCGGTTGAACGTGATAGCTTATATAACGAACTTAAAATTTACTAA
- a CDS encoding NCS2 family permease — translation MKFFDLAQNKTSVKQEFGAGLTTFLAMMYIVPVNAIIMSKTGMPYEALITATALITIFSTVLNGLWANTPVAMSVGMGLNAYFTFGLCIGMKVPWQTALGVVFLSGVIFVVLSFTNFRMWIIRSIPLDLRRAISAGIGTFISFVAFQQMGFIVNSDAVLVGIGNFKDPNVLLGVLGLFLVICFWAWKIKGAFILAVLATSVIAWVLGIAPHPTEIFSTPASISPIFLELDIKGALSLALLPVVITFFVTDLFDSIGTLAGVGTRAGIFDENKKDGVVKLEKTLEADAIATAAGSLVGVSTTTSFVESASGVEEGGRTGLTAVFCGLLFILTLFMLPLFKAIPGNAIYPILVMVGVLMFAELASINFKDPAIAVATFFIVVLIPLTYSITNGLAFGFMSYVIVKLIKREFSDINLGVVVLALISFIVFLVH, via the coding sequence GTGAAATTTTTTGACTTAGCACAAAACAAAACGAGTGTGAAGCAGGAATTTGGAGCGGGACTTACGACATTTTTGGCGATGATGTATATCGTGCCGGTAAATGCGATCATTATGAGCAAAACTGGCATGCCTTATGAGGCGCTAATAACGGCAACTGCACTAATTACCATATTTTCTACTGTATTAAATGGCCTTTGGGCGAACACGCCAGTTGCGATGAGCGTTGGCATGGGGCTTAACGCTTATTTTACATTTGGTCTTTGCATCGGCATGAAAGTGCCTTGGCAAACGGCTCTTGGTGTTGTTTTCTTAAGCGGCGTGATATTTGTCGTCTTGTCTTTTACAAATTTTAGAATGTGGATAATAAGATCTATCCCGCTTGATCTAAGAAGAGCGATAAGCGCTGGCATAGGCACCTTTATCAGCTTTGTCGCGTTTCAGCAAATGGGCTTTATCGTAAATAGCGACGCAGTTTTGGTTGGCATAGGAAATTTCAAAGATCCAAACGTACTTCTTGGTGTTTTGGGATTATTTTTAGTTATTTGCTTTTGGGCGTGGAAGATAAAGGGCGCGTTTATCCTAGCTGTGCTTGCTACTTCAGTGATAGCTTGGGTGCTTGGTATCGCTCCTCATCCAACAGAAATTTTCTCAACTCCAGCCTCTATCTCTCCGATATTTTTAGAGCTTGACATAAAAGGTGCGCTTAGCCTAGCCTTGCTGCCAGTTGTTATCACATTTTTTGTGACCGATCTTTTTGACTCGATAGGCACACTAGCTGGTGTAGGCACGAGGGCTGGAATTTTTGATGAAAACAAAAAAGATGGCGTCGTAAAACTTGAAAAAACTCTTGAAGCTGACGCTATTGCTACGGCGGCTGGCTCACTTGTAGGTGTAAGTACGACTACATCGTTTGTAGAGAGTGCTAGTGGTGTAGAAGAGGGCGGTAGAACCGGTCTAACGGCTGTATTTTGCGGACTTTTGTTTATACTTACACTCTTTATGTTGCCGCTTTTTAAAGCTATCCCTGGCAATGCCATCTATCCGATCCTTGTAATGGTTGGCGTGCTTATGTTTGCTGAGCTTGCTAGTATAAATTTCAAAGATCCAGCCATTGCAGTTGCGACATTTTTCATAGTTGTACTCATACCACTTACTTATTCGATCACAAACGGCCTTGCATTTGGATTTATGTCATACGTAATAGTTAAGCTCATAAAGAGAGAATTTAGCGATATAAATTTAGGCGTAGTCGTACTAGCGCTCATTAGTTTCATCGTATTTTTAGTGCATTGA
- a CDS encoding phosphoribosyltransferase: MIFYSYDEFAVDAKKMAKQIKDEFDPEVILAVARGGLTLGHSLAVALNNRNLFTLNSIHYEDTNKLDTINIFNVPDLSKYTKILLVDDIIDSGESMVEIKRELLKRYPNLDIKIATVFYKEKALLLPEFKVKEAHDWIEFFWDIHI; the protein is encoded by the coding sequence ATGATATTTTATAGCTACGATGAATTTGCTGTTGATGCTAAAAAGATGGCAAAACAGATAAAAGATGAATTTGATCCAGAGGTGATACTAGCTGTGGCAAGAGGTGGTCTAACGCTTGGCCACTCGCTAGCTGTTGCGCTTAATAATAGAAATTTATTTACCCTAAATTCTATCCACTATGAAGATACAAACAAGCTTGATACGATTAATATCTTTAACGTGCCAGATCTTAGCAAATACACTAAAATTTTGCTCGTCGATGACATCATCGACAGTGGAGAGAGCATGGTCGAGATAAAAAGGGAACTGCTTAAGCGTTATCCAAATTTAGATATAAAAATAGCAACTGTCTTTTATAAAGAGAAGGCTCTGCTTTTGCCAGAATTTAAGGTAAAAGAGGCTCACGATTGGATCGAATTTTTTTGGGATATACATATTTAA
- a CDS encoding glycosyltransferase family 39 protein — protein sequence MLDKFREFVGHHVAFSVFLICLIDCIFLLYTANSLSISYSEAEIFFNKQNFLSHVLNLSVQIFGQTDIALRSVMIAFHVISVVLMYKISKFYIKLEFDRLIAVLLFILLPGTLASALIVNNAGLCVMLALLCIYFFHVKNKILFVAFFCISFFIDGDFLIFYVGFFIFALYKRRPPLALLSAILFLLTLYFFGFDTNGRPSGHFIDTFGIFAAVFSPFIFIFFVYTIYRIWVKEKKDLLWFVAICSFCFCMIVSVRQRLELEQFLPFCVIATPLMVRVFFNSYRVRLPKFRKGYKICTTLVMLFLALNWSMIVFNQIFYLFLDNPTKHFVYKFDVVKELAAKLKEAEIKDLYTDNKKLALRLKFYGIDVRDESKNLLVSADLDGESKFCIEKMGKVIANFDVRGR from the coding sequence TTGCTAGATAAATTTAGGGAATTTGTTGGACATCACGTCGCCTTTAGCGTATTTTTAATATGTTTGATTGATTGTATATTTTTACTTTATACGGCAAATTCTCTTAGTATAAGTTATAGTGAAGCTGAAATTTTTTTTAACAAACAAAATTTTCTTAGCCATGTTTTAAACTTAAGCGTTCAAATTTTTGGTCAAACAGATATTGCTCTAAGATCTGTGATGATCGCGTTTCATGTCATAAGCGTCGTTTTAATGTACAAGATAAGCAAATTTTACATTAAATTAGAGTTTGACAGACTTATTGCGGTATTGCTTTTTATCTTACTTCCTGGCACGCTAGCTTCAGCCCTTATCGTCAATAATGCTGGGCTTTGTGTTATGCTGGCGCTCCTATGTATATACTTTTTTCATGTTAAAAATAAAATTTTATTTGTAGCATTTTTTTGCATTTCTTTTTTTATAGATGGCGATTTTTTGATATTTTACGTAGGATTTTTTATATTTGCACTTTATAAAAGAAGGCCTCCGCTTGCTTTGCTAAGTGCTATTTTATTTTTACTAACACTTTACTTTTTTGGTTTTGATACAAATGGTAGGCCAAGTGGGCACTTTATTGATACTTTTGGTATCTTTGCCGCTGTTTTTTCGCCGTTTATTTTTATCTTTTTTGTCTATACGATTTATAGAATTTGGGTTAAGGAAAAGAAGGATCTTTTATGGTTTGTTGCGATTTGTTCGTTTTGCTTTTGTATGATAGTCTCAGTGCGCCAAAGGCTAGAGCTTGAGCAGTTTTTGCCGTTTTGCGTGATCGCAACGCCACTTATGGTAAGAGTATTTTTTAATTCGTATCGCGTAAGATTGCCAAAATTTAGAAAAGGCTATAAAATTTGTACGACTTTAGTGATGCTTTTTTTAGCCTTAAACTGGTCGATGATCGTATTTAATCAAATTTTTTACCTATTTTTAGACAACCCAACAAAGCATTTTGTATATAAATTTGATGTTGTAAAAGAGCTTGCTGCTAAATTAAAAGAAGCGGAAATCAAGGATTTATACACAGATAATAAAAAGCTTGCATTAAGACTTAAATTTTATGGTATAGATGTAAGAGATGAGTCTAAAAATTTATTAGTAAGCGCCGATCTAGATGGAGAATCAAAATTTTGCATAGAAAAAATGGGAAAAGTAATTGCAAATTTTGACGTAAGAGGCAGATAG